The nucleotide window AATTCAGAAAGCGGCAGAAAGGCCGTCTCAGAGGCAAGGCCCAACGGGGTAACAGCGTGTCCTTCGGCGATATCGGCCTGAAGGCACTGGAGCACGGAAAGATCACCAGTCAGCAGATCGAGTCCGCTCGTGTCGCCATCATGCGTCACATTAAGCGCGGCGGTAAGGTCTGGATTCGCATCTTCCCTGATTATCCCACCACCTCCAAGCCCGCGGAAGTCCGCCAGGGCAAGGGTAAAGGCGCTCCCGACGGTTGGGTCGCGCCGGTGAAACCGGGCCGTATCATGTACGAAGTGAAGGGTGTTGACA belongs to Pseudodesulfovibrio portus and includes:
- the rplP gene encoding 50S ribosomal protein L16 produces the protein MLAPKRVKFRKRQKGRLRGKAQRGNSVSFGDIGLKALEHGKITSQQIESARVAIMRHIKRGGKVWIRIFPDYPTTSKPAEVRQGKGKGAPDGWVAPVKPGRIMYEVKGVDIELAKEALKRASYKLPIKTTIVVKEGM